In the Acomys russatus chromosome 11, mAcoRus1.1, whole genome shotgun sequence genome, one interval contains:
- the LOC127195176 gene encoding sulfotransferase 1C1 → MSLEKMKDLHLDEQHLKPETKEVNGILMSKMMSDNWDKIWNFQAKPDDLLIATYAKAGTTWTQEIVDMIQNNGDVQKCQRANTYDRHPFLEWTLPPPLNSGLDLANKMPSPRTLKTHLPVQMVPPSFWKENSKIIYVARNAKDCLVSYYHFSRMNKMLPDPGTLEEYIETFKDGKVLWGSWYDHVKGWWDVKDQHRILYLFYEDMKEDPKREIVKIIKFLEKDISQDVLNKIIYHTSFDVMKQNPMANYTTLPSSIMDHSISPFMRKGMPGDWKNYFTVAQSEAFDEDYRKKMAGSTLTFRTEI, encoded by the exons ATGTCCTTAGAAAAAATGAAAGACCTCCACCTTGACGAGCAACACCTCAAGCCTGAGACCAAAGAAGTGAATGGCATCCTCATGTCCAAGATGATGAGTGATAACTGGGACAAAATCTGGAACTTCCAAGCAAAGCCGGATGACCTCCTCATTGCAACCtatgcaaaggcag GTACCACCTGGACACAGGAAATTGTAGACATGATCCAAAACAATGGGGATGTGCAAAAGTGCCAGCGGGCCAACACCTATGACCGCCACCCTTTCCTTGAGTGGACTTTGCCTCCACCCCTTAACTCAG GTCTGGATCTGGCTAACAAAATGCCTTCCCCTAGAACCTTGAAGACTCATCTGCCCGTCCAGATGGTGCCACCTTCCTTCTGGAAAGAAAACTCAAAG ATTATCTATGTGGCCAGAAATGCCAAGGATTGCCTGGTATCCTACTATCATTTCTcaagaatgaataaaatgctGCCTGACCCAGGTACCCTGGAAGAATACATTGAAACATTCAAAGATGGAAAAG tgctgtgggGCTCCTGGTATGACCATGTAAAGGGATGGTGGGATGTGAAAGACCAACATCGTATTCTGTACCTCTTCTATGAAGACATGAAAGAG GACCCTAAGCGGGAAATTGTGAAGATAATAAAATTTCTGGAAAAAGACATATCACAGGATgttctaaataaaataatctatcaTACCTCTTTTGATGTAATGAAGCAAAACCCAATGGCCAACTACACCACTCTACCCTCCAGCATCATGGACCACTCCATCTCTCCTTTCATGAGGAAAG GAATGCCTGGAGACTGGAAGAACTACTTTACTGTTGCCCAAAGTGAGGCTTTTGATGAAGACTACAGGAAGAAGATGGCAGGGAGTACTCTCACTTTCCGCACAGAGATCTGA